The segment CATCCACTCGGGCGATTCGGCCTGCGCGATCCCGACGCGGACCATCGACGCCGAACACCTGGCGACAATCGAGCAGTACACGGCGCGCATCGCCACTGAGCTCAACGTCGTCGGCATCATGAACATCCAATACGCGATCTGCGACGGCACGGTCTACATTCTCGAGGCGAACCCGCGCGCGTCGCGCACGGTGCCGCTCGTCTCGAAGGTCACGGGCATCCCGTTGGCGCGGATCGCCACGCTGCTCATGCTCGGGCGCAAGATCAAGGACTTCCCGGAGCTCCGCAAGCGCCGGCTGCCGTACGTCGGAGTCAAGGAGGCCGTGTTTCCGTTCAACATGTTCCCGGAGGTCGATCCGCTGCTCGGCCCCGAGATGCGGGCCACCGGCGAGGTCATGGGCATCGCCGAGACATTCGGCCTGGCCTACTACAAGGCGCAGGAGGCGGCCGGCGGGGCACTGCCCGTCGAGGGCACTGTGCTGCTCACCGTGGCCAACCGCGACAAGGAAGAGCTCGCGCCGGTCGCCAGGCGGATTCACGCGCTCGGCTTCCGCATCCTGGCGACCGAAGGCACGCACCGCTTCCTCGAGGAGCAGGGCATCCCCAGCGAGCCTATCAAGAAGCTGCACGAGGGCCGGCCCAATATCGCCGATGCGATCAAGAACAGTGAGATCGGCCTGATCATCAACACGCCCGCCGGCCGCGAGAGCAAGTACGACGACAGCTACATCCGCATGACGGCCATCCAGCAGAAGGTGCCGTACGTCACGACGATGGCCGCTGCGCAGGCAAGCGTCGAGGGCATCGAAGCGATCCGGTCGGGGCGGGTCGCGCCGCTGTCGCTGCAGGAATACCACGAGCTGGCGCAGGTGGGCCCAGCTCGCGCCTCTCGATGAGCTGTCAGAAATCACCAGGAACGGATCACATGGCGGACAAGATCATGGCTTCGAATCCGGCACAGCCGCTTATCGACCTCAAGCCGACGAAGGGGTTCTTCATCGGCATCGACTCGGACGGGTGCGCGTTCGACACGATGGAGATCAAGCACAAGGAGTGCTTCATCCCCAATATCATCAAGCACTTCAGGTTGCAGGCCGTGTCGCGCTTCGCGCGCGAGGCGGCCGAGTTCGTTAACCTGTACTCGAAATGGCGCGGCATCAATCGCTTCCCGGCCGTCGAGATGGTACTCGACCTGCTCGAGCAGCGCCCCGAGGTCCAGGAACGTGAAGTCGCCGTGCCGCGCATGGCGGCCATGCGCGCCTGGATCGCGCACGAGAAACGGCCCGCCAACCCAGCGCTCAAGGCGGCGATTGCCGTAATGGACGCCGCGGCGAACGGCGACGCAAAGGCCGAGCTCGAGCGGGTGCTCGCGTGGAGCGAGGCGGTCAACGCGTCGGTGGCCGACATCGTCTACGGCGTGCCGCCATTTCCGCACGTGCGCGAGAGTCTCGAGAAGGCGTTCCCCGAAGCCGACATGATCGTCGTGAGCGCCACACCGGGCGAGGCGCTCGTGCGCGAGTGGACCGAGCACGACATCGCCCGCTACGTGCGCGTGATCGCCGGGCAGGAGATG is part of the Verrucomicrobiota bacterium genome and harbors:
- a CDS encoding HAD hydrolase-like protein codes for the protein MADKIMASNPAQPLIDLKPTKGFFIGIDSDGCAFDTMEIKHKECFIPNIIKHFRLQAVSRFAREAAEFVNLYSKWRGINRFPAVEMVLDLLEQRPEVQEREVAVPRMAAMRAWIAHEKRPANPALKAAIAVMDAAANGDAKAELERVLAWSEAVNASVADIVYGVPPFPHVRESLEKAFPEADMIVVSATPGEALVREWTEHDIARYVRVIAGQEMGKKADHLRLAAAGKYPNNKVLMIGDAPGDLEAARANHARFYPINPGDEAASWKRFHDEALDRFFAGEYQGEYEDSLVEDFLRRLPDTPPWSDR